The following are encoded in a window of Arthrobacter woluwensis genomic DNA:
- the secF gene encoding protein translocase subunit SecF, translating to MSTVFARFGNELYTGKRSYDFVGRKKLWMLIAGVAVLLSIMVPVLKGGFNLGIEFRGGSEFTISNVHSTDQRLGEDAVRQVVQGSAPRVANIAGDTMRVQTDKLTDEQTTQLRDSLAKAYGVGDDKVTSTFIGPTWGADVSQQALLGLIIFVLLAAVLMALYFRTWKMSLAALAGMAVTLIITAGIYAVSDFEVTPSAIIGFLTVLSYSLYDTVVVFDKIRENTADLLTSTRRTFDEEVNLAVNQTLVRSINTSVVAVLPVAAILFIGAGLLGAGTLRDLSLALFVGIILGTLATLYVSAPLYAWLRHGEAALKAQAAKVHERRGRSEAVAEGV from the coding sequence TTCGCACGTTTCGGCAACGAGCTCTACACCGGTAAGCGTTCCTACGACTTCGTGGGACGCAAGAAGCTCTGGATGCTGATCGCCGGTGTGGCGGTCCTGCTCTCCATCATGGTGCCCGTGCTCAAGGGCGGCTTCAACCTCGGCATCGAGTTCCGGGGCGGCTCCGAGTTCACCATCTCCAATGTCCACAGCACCGATCAGCGCCTCGGCGAGGACGCGGTGCGGCAGGTCGTGCAGGGGTCCGCCCCGCGTGTCGCCAACATCGCCGGCGACACCATGCGCGTCCAGACGGACAAGCTGACGGATGAGCAGACCACGCAGCTCCGCGACAGCCTGGCCAAGGCCTACGGCGTGGGTGACGACAAGGTCACCTCGACCTTCATCGGCCCGACCTGGGGCGCCGATGTGAGCCAGCAGGCCCTGCTCGGTCTCATCATCTTCGTGCTTCTCGCCGCGGTGCTGATGGCGCTGTACTTCCGGACCTGGAAGATGTCCCTGGCGGCTCTGGCCGGCATGGCCGTCACGCTCATCATCACGGCCGGCATCTACGCCGTCAGTGACTTCGAGGTGACCCCCAGCGCCATCATCGGCTTCCTGACGGTGCTGAGCTACTCGCTATATGACACGGTGGTGGTTTTCGACAAGATCCGGGAGAACACCGCCGATCTGCTGACCTCCACGCGCCGCACCTTCGACGAGGAGGTGAACCTGGCGGTCAACCAGACTCTGGTCCGGTCGATCAACACCAGTGTCGTCGCTGTCCTGCCGGTGGCCGCGATCCTGTTCATCGGGGCCGGTCTGCTGGGTGCGGGCACCCTGCGCGACCTCTCGCTCGCGCTGTTCGTGGGCATCATCCTCGGCACCCTCGCCACCCTGTACGTCTCCGCGCCGCTCTACGCGTGGCTGCGTCACGGCGAGGCCGCGCTGAAGGCTCAGGCGGCGAAGGTTCACGAGCGGCGCGGCCGCAGTGAGGCCGTCGCCGAAGGCGTCTGA